CCACCAGCGCCGCGTAGATATCCATGATCGTCGTCAGCCGCACGATGTCGCTGATCTGGTTATCGCGCAGGCCATTCGGATAGCCCGACCCGTCGAGCATCTCATGATGGTGCAGGACCACGTCCAGCATCTCCGGCGGGAAGCCGCCCTCGGCCGCGAGCGCGTCATAGCCGCGGCGCGGATGCTTGCGCATCTCGGCCGTTTCCTCCTCCGTCAGCGGTCCCGGCTTGTCGAGGATGGCCACGGGGATGAACGCCTTGCCGACATCGTGCAGCAGCGCGGCCCGCGCCAGGCGGCGCTGGTCATCCTCGCGCATACCGAGATGCTGGGCGAACGCGACGGCAAAGCCGGTGACGAAGAGGCAATGGCGATAGCTGTCGTTGTGATGGCAGCCGACGGCCGTCAGCCATTCGCGCAACGAAGAGTGCTTGATGGCCTTGAGAATCCTGTTTTCGGCCGCCACGATGTCGCTGAATTTCAGCGGACCCCCCGCCGGGAGCTTCTCGAAGATCTTGACCATCACCGCGTGCGCGGCCTCGACGCCCCGGTTCAGGGCCTTGCCGCGATCCGTCGCGTCGAAACCATGGCTGTCGGGAAACGCGGCACGGATGCGCTGCAGAATGGCCTGCGCATCGAACGGCCGCGATATCGTATCGGTGGCGCCCAGCGCCCAGGCCTGCATCGAGCCGTGATGCAGCGCGTCGGCGAGAACGAACAGCCGCGGCATCGGTCGGTAAGCCTCGGTGCGCAGCTTGTTGCGGACGATCTGGACGCTCTCCGGCGACCGCAGGTTGATGTCGACCACGATGCCGGCAAACTGGCCGGGCTGGTCGGGAATGTCCGAGGTCGGGACGGTATCGACCTCACCCGCCATCTGCAGAATGCTGGCCAGTTCGTTGCTCTGGTCGCTCCGGTCCGACGCCAGAAGCAGCCGGCGTCTGGGCGAGACTTGCGTGGCGGGGACTGTCATGGATCCTCGTTGACTGGCGCGGTTGTGACCGACAGCGACGCTACCTGACAACGGGTTCCCCGGGGCTTAAGGGGTGTGGTGAATGCCGGGAGATCGCGAAACGTAAAAGTTTAGCGATTGCAATTGGCATGACGCTTGACGCCGATCGCAAAGACAATCATCGCAAGGTCGGCTCGCAATGACGGGACGGAAAATCGCAGATTCACGTCCGCATTCTCGCGGCGCGATGCGCCCGAGGTTTGCGTGTCGTTGTCCCTCGAAAGAAGAGGGAGCAGGGAATGCCGGATGCGCGCTGCACCCGCGGTCTCGTGTGCAAAATGCACGAGTAAAAAACGCACACGAGCATACAGGGCAGCGGAGGCGATCCGACATTCCCTGCGCAATGGCTTTACGGTTTATAGCGCGCTCTCCCCGGCGATCAGGATTTGCTTGTCACCGTCGCCCCGCGGATTGACGGCAAAGCCCGACGCCCGGTTGGGCCGGCTACGCCTCCGCAAGGACTTGACGCCAACCCAGAGGCTGTCAGGACCACACGCCTTCGCCGTACGCTTCAGCACCGCTCGTCCGCACGTCCTGTGACCGCTCACGGACCGTGAAGTCCGCCCTGCCATCCCATCGCGCGCACGAAGCCGCCGCGTCCACCGCATCCCATCCCAACGTTCGTGACGATGGCCAACGCCCCTTCCTCGGGGACAGGATGGCGGGAATCCTAAAAGTGATTTGCCCGACGGCGAAAGCGGAAATTTGCCCGTCGGGTTATTTTGCCGCAGCCGTGGTGCCGTAGGAGGAGTGCGGGCGAAGGACCTGCAGAATGGTTGAGCCGTCCATCATGGGCAACTGCGATGATGGTGAGGGCATGAGTTCAAAAACGAGACGCGCTGGCGGACGTCCGCTTGATGCGCAAACGAACTCACGTCAAACATCGCACCATGTCCGAAATGTGCCAACAAGAGACTCATGCACTGCAACAACTAGCGGCTTATTCGATCACCTCGTCCGCACGGGCGAGTAGCGTAGACGACACGATTTGTGCCAGGCACGCTCCTGTGAGTATGTTAGGTTTCATTTCTAATCGCCTTGGCAGGCGAGGGAAGTGCCTGGGCCGCCTTTAAAGGCCGGTAGCGACGATGAGCGGGAAGCAGGGCGATGAACTTGCGGCAATTGCTACGGTCGGCCGTGACGGGGTTGCTGCCTTTAATCGCGGCGCCCTCAGTTGGCGCGTTAGCGGAAGGCGCATTCGACATCCCTGCGGGCGCCCACTTCAACCAGCAAAAACTTGAGCGCATCGGCGAGTATTTCCAAAACGAGATCGCGACCGGAAAAATTCCCGGGGCTATAATCTTGATTCAGCAGCACGGGCAGCCGGTCTATCTGCAATCTTTCGGCGTCCGTGACGTGAGATCCAAGCTGCCTATCACGCCAGACACCATCTTTCGTATTTTTTCCATAACCAAGCCCATCACCAGCGTCGCGGCCATGATGCTGATCGATCAGGGCAAGCTGGCGCTTGGCGACCCCGTCGCCAAATACATTCCCTCCTTCGCAAACGTAAAGGTCGGCGTCGAGAAAAAGTCGAACAATGGCGAACGCAGCTTGGAATTGGTATCGCTGAATCGGCCCATTACCGTCGAAGATCTGATGCGGCACACCTCGGGCATCACTTATGGCTTTTATGGCGCCAGCCTGGTCCGGCAGGCGTATCGCGACGCCAATATTTACGCGGGTGATTTCGACAATGCCGAGTTCGCCGAGCGCATCGCGAGACTGCCTCTGGCCGAACAGCCGGGTACCCTTTGGGACTATGGCCACTCGACCGACATTCTCGGACGGATAATCGAAGTTGCATCGGGACAGACGCTTCTCGAGTTCGAAAAGGACAACCTGCTCGATCCGCTAGGCATGACCGCCACCAGCTTCTTTGTGGCCGATCCGCAGAAGTACAGCCAGATCGCCTACCCGCTGCCCCATGACAGCGATTTCAGGGTCGGCTGGGAAAGCAGCCCGCAAATCTACATGAAATGGCAATCCGGTGGCGGCGGCATGGTCTCCACCATCGCAGACTTTGCGCGGTTTTCACAAATGCTGCTGAATGGTGGCACGCTCGACGGCAGGCGTTATCTCAGCACTGCAAGCTTCGCCGTGATGACGCGCGACCATGTCGGACCAGTTTCAGGCGTCGCGCGCGATTATTTTTATTTCCCCGGCGATGGTTTCGGTTTCGGTCTCGGTTTCGGCGTACGAACCGACCCCGGCAACGCGAAGCCACCGCCGCCGGGCTCCATAGGCGAATTGAAGTGGGATGGCGTCAGCGGCTGCTATTTCGTGATCGACCGCAAGCAGGACATGTTTTTCGTATTGCTGGAGCAAACACCGTCCGAGCGGCAGCGGATCCAGCCTGCCTTGAAGAAGCTGATTTATGAAGCGCTTGAGAACTGACAACGGTGCCGGTCCCTGCCATGTTCCCGGCGTATTGATTTGAGTGATCGTGCCATCAAGAGCAAAATTGGCCAGCGAATTGACTTACATCAACTCAGCAAGCTCCCTCAGGCGATGAGTGCGCAACATGACAAAACACGCGAGCAAGTGGGTGATGGTTGCCAGCGTTACTGTCGGCCTATCTGCAGTGGCCTTGGCTCAAGACCTTGATGCGGGCAAGTTGGAGTTTCAGTCTTCCTGCGCGACATGCCACGGCATTGATGGAAAGGGCAAAGGACCGCTCAGTGAGCAGCTTAGGGTAGCGCCCGCTGATTTGACTGTGCTGACGAAGCACAATAACGGGGTGTTTCCTGTCAACGCGGTCTATGAG
The sequence above is drawn from the Bradyrhizobium sediminis genome and encodes:
- a CDS encoding serine hydrolase domain-containing protein gives rise to the protein MNLRQLLRSAVTGLLPLIAAPSVGALAEGAFDIPAGAHFNQQKLERIGEYFQNEIATGKIPGAIILIQQHGQPVYLQSFGVRDVRSKLPITPDTIFRIFSITKPITSVAAMMLIDQGKLALGDPVAKYIPSFANVKVGVEKKSNNGERSLELVSLNRPITVEDLMRHTSGITYGFYGASLVRQAYRDANIYAGDFDNAEFAERIARLPLAEQPGTLWDYGHSTDILGRIIEVASGQTLLEFEKDNLLDPLGMTATSFFVADPQKYSQIAYPLPHDSDFRVGWESSPQIYMKWQSGGGGMVSTIADFARFSQMLLNGGTLDGRRYLSTASFAVMTRDHVGPVSGVARDYFYFPGDGFGFGLGFGVRTDPGNAKPPPPGSIGELKWDGVSGCYFVIDRKQDMFFVLLEQTPSERQRIQPALKKLIYEALEN
- a CDS encoding c-type cytochrome — encoded protein: MTKHASKWVMVASVTVGLSAVALAQDLDAGKLEFQSSCATCHGIDGKGKGPLSEQLRVAPADLTVLTKHNNGVFPVNAVYEAIYGIKRIVAHGPPDMPIWGFRYFARNTSPGSKKPDHYVELSSDLDAIARTRLLAVVDYLNRIQQK
- a CDS encoding HD-GYP domain-containing protein; the protein is MTVPATQVSPRRRLLLASDRSDQSNELASILQMAGEVDTVPTSDIPDQPGQFAGIVVDINLRSPESVQIVRNKLRTEAYRPMPRLFVLADALHHGSMQAWALGATDTISRPFDAQAILQRIRAAFPDSHGFDATDRGKALNRGVEAAHAVMVKIFEKLPAGGPLKFSDIVAAENRILKAIKHSSLREWLTAVGCHHNDSYRHCLFVTGFAVAFAQHLGMREDDQRRLARAALLHDVGKAFIPVAILDKPGPLTEEETAEMRKHPRRGYDALAAEGGFPPEMLDVVLHHHEMLDGSGYPNGLRDNQISDIVRLTTIMDIYAALVEKRAYRLQHTHAKAFAMMEQMGDKIDQHLLQAFRPIAFGHY